In Pelmatolapia mariae isolate MD_Pm_ZW linkage group LG2, Pm_UMD_F_2, whole genome shotgun sequence, one DNA window encodes the following:
- the clp1 gene encoding polyribonucleotide 5'-hydroxyl-kinase Clp1 — MATEGVEKTSEDAPAAGKASTRYDLEKETELRFEVESGEAAEQVELELLTGMAEVFGSELNRNKKYTFGPGSKIAVFTWQGCSVNLYGKPEVAYVSKDTPMLLYLNTHAALEQMRKQAERDNERGPRVMVVGPTDVGKSTVCRMLLSYAVRVGRRPTFVELDVGQSGVSVPGTVAALCIERPADVEEGFSVQAPLVYHFGSTSPGTNIKLYNKLTSCLAEVFSQRCEVNRKASVGGCIINTCGWVKGSGYQALVHCASTFQVDVVLVLDHERLYNELKRDLPHFVRVVLLPKSGGVVERSKECRRDTRDEKIREYFYGFRGVTFYPFSYEVRFSDVRIYKIGAPSIPDSCLPLGMSQDDTQLKLVPVTPGRDLTYHVLSVSSAEDGDEGARKGIVESPVCGFIVVTHVDTQAQVMKVLSPAPRPLPRHTLLIMDIRFMDMK; from the exons ATGGCAACAGAGGGGGTGGAAAAGACGAGTGAAGATGCTCCAGCAGCTGGAAAGGCCAGCACCAGGTATGACCTGGAAAAGGAGACTGAACTTCGCTTTGAGGTGGAGTCAGGGGAAGCAGCAGAACAAGTTGAGCTGGAGCTGCTCACAGGAATGGCTGAGGTGTTTGGCTCCGAGCTAAACCGAAACAAAAAGTATACATTTGGACCAGGCTCCAAGATTGCAGTTTTCACTTGGCAAGGCTGTAGTGTGAATCTTTATGGGAAGCCAGAG GTTGCTTATGTGTCCAAGGATACGCCCATGCTGCTCTACCTAAACACACATGCAGCCCTTGAACAGAtgagaaaacaagcagagcGTGACAATGAGAGGGGACCAAGG GTGATGGTGGTGGGACCGACAGATGTTGGGAAGTCAACGGTGTGTCGGATGCTTCTCAGCTATGCTGTGAGGGTTGGAAGGAGGCCAACATTTGTGGAACTGGATGTTGGACAGAGCGGG GTGTCTGTACCCGGCACAGTGGCAGCGCTCTGCATCGAGCGTCCAGCGGACGTGGAGGAGGGTTTCTCAGTCCAGGCTCCTTTGGTCTACCACTTTGGCTCTACTAGTCCAGGGACCAACATCAAACTTTACAACaag CTGACATCGTGCCTGGCTGAGGTGTTTTCCCAGCGGTGCGAAGTGAACAGGAAAGCCAGTGTAGGAGGCTGCATCATCAACACCTGTGGCTGGGTGAAGGGCTCTGGATACCAGGCTCTGGTCCACTGTGCGTCAACCTTTCAGGTGGATGTGGTTCTGGTGTTGGACCATGAAAGGCTCTACAATGAACTCAAAAGAGACCTCCCTCACTTTGTGCGGGTTGTGCTTCTACCCAAGTCCGGGGGAGTCGTGGAACGCTCCAAGGAGTGTCGGCGGGATACTCGGGATGAGAAGATCCGCGAGTATTTCTACGGCTTCCGTGGAGTCACCTTCTACCCCTTTTCTTATGAAGTGCGTTTCTCAGACGTTCGCATCTATAAAATTGGCGCTCCATCCATCCCGGACTCATGCCTGCCACTGGGAATGTCCCAGGATGACACACAGCTAAAACTGGTGCCTGTTACTCCAGGAAGAGACCTCACGTACCACGTCCTAAGCGTGAGCAGCGCTGAGGACGGAGATGAAGGTGCTAGAAAGGGCATAGTGGAGAGTCCTGTGTGTGGCTTTATTGTGGTGACTCATGTAGATACTCAGGCACAGGTGATGAAGGTGCTCTCCCCAGCACCTAGACCCCTGCCCAGGCATACTCTGCTCATCATGGACATTCGCTTCATGGATATGAAATGA